The following DNA comes from Candidatus Dependentiae bacterium.
TTGCTGCTTAAGGCTGGTGCTGACATTAACGTTCAAGATGAGTACGATGAAACTCCCTTCAATTTAGCAATACGTCGTAAAAATGGTGAAATGGTTAAAGCCTTATTAGAAGCAAACCCAGACCTTGCTATTAAGGATGATACGGGGCTTACTCCATTAGAAGTGGCTTCTAAATCTGCTAAGAATATAGAAGAGATGATTAAAGAATATATAATTGAATCTCGACCGGTTTAAAAGCCGGTGAGATTCAATATAGTCAAATTTGCCTGGATTTACTCTATTAAATGAGATTAAAAGAGATGCCTGCAGTAATTAGTGGCCATTAAATAATTTAAGCTTTACAATAATCTCATCAAGAGATTTAACTTGTAGTGCATGAAGACCAGCCTTATTAGCACTTTCAATATTGGTATCATTATTATCTA
Coding sequences within:
- a CDS encoding ankyrin repeat domain-containing protein — translated: LLLKAGADINVQDEYDETPFNLAIRRKNGEMVKALLEANPDLAIKDDTGLTPLEVASKSAKNIEEMIKEYIIESRPV